Sequence from the Rutidosis leptorrhynchoides isolate AG116_Rl617_1_P2 chromosome 3, CSIRO_AGI_Rlap_v1, whole genome shotgun sequence genome:
CATAATAAAAATAGAATGCGAAAAAAATAAAAGATAATTAAGATTTTATGAGAAAGGTGTTATTTGATTGTCTAGAAATGAAATAAATGTTTGGAAATAATTAAAAAAAGAATAAAAAACTAAAGATAAAAGgtcatataaaaattaaaaatataaaatttaaagaAGTGGAGAGGAATAAAAAATGAAATACCGTGGGATCAAACCCACAACCTCTTGATTATAGAAATAAATTATATAACctctaaatatttacaattttcatAAAAAAGACTAGAAAAAAAATGATGAACAATAGACAATGAACAGTACTCTATAGATTAGTATTAAAGGTTAGTTCTCCATGGAATAATATAAACGAGTTAATTAGGGTACCACATGTTACGGTGAAAAAATTGTTTACATTAATGCATAGTTttgttatatatatgtaatttttttattaattttttttttttttgttaatttatAATTAGAATACATATGAAGTCAAAATAAGTATTAAAGATAAGAACAATTTCTTTTATTGGGTCCAAGTGGAGACCTAAGATCTTAAGTGACCGAACTGACGGAACGACTCAAAAGTTAAAAAAGTGTCGTTTCTTCATGCTCGTTGGTAGTTCAAAATTTTAGTTTATTTGATAACTTAATTTAGTAGTAGTACAAATTTTGAGTAAAAGAAAAAAAACGAAAATCATGTAAGCATTGCCCGAACGGTACCCCATATATCCGGGTTGACAGTTATAGAACGTTTTGAGTTCGAATTCCGATGGCGGCATTCTGTCTGAACATGTCTTATGACATTTGTTCATGGGGTGCTTTCAAATGATGATTACACGCAAAGTTTTTCTTATGTCATTTGTTCGATGGAACATACTTGACACGTGAAACATATATGATTGGATGGTAGGaactctttttttaaaaaaaaggaaaaaagacGAAAAGTCATATTTTTGTTTGAGAAAAGTTTAATCGATCAAAAATAGGGAAAAATATAATAAAACAAAAGAAACACTCtaagaaataagaaaatgaaaaggaaaacaaCAAATTAAACAGTCCCAAAACTTCACCTTATCTTGTTAAATAAATGTTAAACTAgttaaatgacccgtgaaatcacgggccgttctagaaaaatatataaaaatacatctttatataatgtatattaagggAAAATGTGTTTCATCTAGAAATTTAGTATGAAGTATAATAAGGTTTATATATAGATTAATCTATATGTATACTAATAACCAACAAAAACTTTGGTAGAGACCCGCCCATTTTGCCTCATTGAGGAATAGCTTTCCTTCTTGCAACAATTAGAAACACAATTTTGTTAGTATGACACACAAAGTATAGCCATAATAAGTTTTTTAATGCAAAATATACATGAACTTATATAAGTTTATCTTAATATACCTCATTCTCAACCTCTCTTTCTGTATATAAATAGGCTTTATTGGCCACTAAAATCATAACCAAATATGGGTTACCCTGTCTTTTTGTAGTTATTGTTTCCATTTATTTCATGATGGTTTGAAAAATATTGAACATATATACATTTAGGTCAACACAACCTGGGGTAATAATGACCCATTTTGAATGGCTTGTTTGCCATGCACTTGAAAATTTAAAATCCCATTAATAGTATAACTCGAGAAAGAGCATGCAGTGAATCATTCCAAGTGAGCATGACCCATTTTGAAATTCTAACTATATCCTTTGAACCATGAAGTCTTTTGAACAGTCAACCCCTACTCACTCAACATTTTACAATTATATTACTTCTCCTTGCACAAAATCAATCTTAAAAGTACTTTGGATCTACTGACATATTAGATTCATCTTTTTCTTAGCTATTTTATtttctaataaaataaatatgtgTACGCTAAGAAACACTAAACACCTGAAGTGACCCAGATTGGCTGTCACAAGGAATTGGATATATCGACAACCTCCATCCAAGTAAATTTTTACCATTATAAACTTACTAATCATATTGTTGACAACTAAGTCAAAATCAAAGAGTAGGTTTCATACCTTAATCAGCTTTTACATAACCATCTGATTTGGCAAAATTTCACCACCTCGCTTAATATTAGAGACAATCCATGACAGCCACAGAACTCCAATCTGAATATGTTAAGGGCTACTGAACGTTGGAGAAATCAGAACATTGTTAATTGTTAAGTTAATAATAACAATCTCTAAATATTTACATCATTAAATTAATCTTAGAATAACACATGACAAAATAACTAACATCATGATATTAAGCTTGTTTGCCATGCACTTGAGAATATAACAATCTGACATAAGCAATCGATGATAAGCTCCATTATTCTTTGTAACATTCTTAACAACCCATTACCAACATGCTTTTTCTTCTGTTTTTTAAACCAGTAAACGTAGGTTCAAGAGCGTCAGAAACTGTCATAAAACCCTGAATATAAATACAACTGATAAAGAAACCAAGGAAATATTTAATATGTACCTGTAAGTGAACACACATTGATGTAACTCTAGGTTTGCTTTTGAATGATCACCTGATATTCAATCTGCTCAAAGTCTGCACGTAGAAAATAAGAAATCATCTCTAAACTCATAAACCCTATAATACATATACTCCAAATATCTTTTATATCTTTTCTGATTACACATGGTGTGCGTCAAATAATGTCATTAAAGTTTAAATAGTCACAAAACTTAGCCTTTTCAATTAACATCAGAAGATTACATCATCATAAGCATAAGTAACATGACAAAATACATAGATAAGACCACTTGGAGTGCAATCAGACCAAATCATCAAAGATCACAAAAACAACCACATATTTCTTGCACCAAATATACATAGATGCAACAATGGCAATGATTAATTCAGTTTGCAGATACACCAAAAGGATCTCTAAATGGCAACGATTAAACAAAAATAGTATTGTGCCTGAATCAAGATAAATGTTTTAGAACCGTCTATTTTCAATTATAACTCTTGTGAATAAACTATTCACATAAAGCAATAAAGCATAATAAGGATTtagtctttttttttttcttttccatttaGGCATTTCATCAAATACATGGTGATGATGAAAACCCATACAACTGAAAGTTCCTCTTCATTTAAGCATTCATCAAACATCATGATAAGTTGTACAACTGAATGTATTAAACTCGCCCCAATGTAAGTAAGACGTTGATCCCATATTTTTGTTAATAGAAGTAAAGAATCATAAATGAAGAAAACTTACTAAACCAATGAAGAAAACTCACTAAACCATCAAATTTTATCTTCATTCGGTTGTACAAACAGCGTCTGCTTATAGCAAAAATAGAAACAGGTTATAACTTCATATATTATATAAGAAGAAACGAATTTAAACCTGATTCCAATAATGGATCACGAATAGTCAAACGCAGCGCCTGCAACTCTAGTTCTAAAATGATTAAGTTTCATTACACTTAAGACCATTCAAGTGGAAGCAGATCACGCTACTACCGTCGAGAGTTCAGCCACCCGCATTAGAATACTTTCTTTGAAATTAAATGGGTTGCCTTTCAAATGCATTAGGGGTCAACTAATTTATATATGTGGAACACAACCTCTTTCAAATGGATTGAGTATTAACATTTGGTTTTTGAATTCAAAATCAAATTCAAATTATGTAGAGTGAAGTTGACGATAGAAGCTTCAGTTGGAGGAGAAAGGCGGTACAATGGTGCACAGCTTGATGCTATCAAGCTATATGATGTTTTCTAGGTAAATTAATTgagtattaattaaatataaattaattaaaaaaatcaaATGTGCAGCACAAGGAAATTGTGAAGCTCAAGGAAATTGTGCAGCTCAATTAAATTAAAACATCCATTGCCCTTCAAACAAAACAAAGATGAACACAAAACAAACAGATCccaacaaaataaaaaataaaaaggagaTTGAACTTCAAATATTAACTTGAATAAGCGAGAATCGGTAAAGCCCCAAAAATACCCATACGAAGAACGGAACTTGGAAGATCAATTTTGAGAAAGAAGATGAAAAAATCAAAGGATATATGGATTTAAAGGAGTGTAAAGAAGATACTGAAGCTTTAGAGATTTGAAAGAGAAATTTTTTATCCAGAAAAACAATATAAGGCGTGCTGCAGAGGTGGAATTGAATACGGCTGTTTAGGGTTTTTTATGTTTAAAATTATTTAAAGATGGTTATTTTTTTTAGGAGCtttattttaagttaataattataattattatatttatattagtattagtgacatcatcaaagatgtctaagattttttttttattattttgaatTTTTTATAAGCTTTAAAATTGCATATTAATGACATCATTAAGTTAGAATTTTAATAGATAGTATTGAGATTGatgattgatattgatattgattgatGTACTCCGTAAATTGTTAAAAGTAACAATGACATCCTTATGATCATCTCCGTTCCatcataaataaaaataaaaaatcccCAAATTCAAAACCCTAACTCTAATAATTTGAATCACAGTTATCATCATCTTCAAAATCAATGTCACCAAAAACCCTGAGCAATTCACGTCACGCAATTGACACCTGCACATTTCAGCTTCACAGCTGGCGACCATTTCATCTCCCCACCACTCTCAACAAAACCCTAGAAAAAACCGAAAATACCAACAATCAAAATCAATCATCATCTTCAAAACCTCAAAAACGCCGTTGTCTTACCGATCGTGCAACCTCATTTTCAATTGAAACCTTAGACATGTCGAAACTGTCGTTATTCGATGACGACGGTAACGGTTCGCGATCATCTGTTAAATCGAAACGTGATCGGATACCATGGATGGCTAAAAAGCGCCGTAGACGTGGATCGCGATCGGTTTCGGGTCGGAGTTGTTCGGTTGGTGCTTCGAATGCTTACGGTACGTGTTCGGATTTTATGATGGCGAATAACGGTGGGACGGATTCGAGCGGTGAGCTGTTTGTTAATGGAGATGTGAATTGGGCTTCAGATGCAAGTGATGTTAAGAATTTGAGGAGAGATAGTGGGGGAGATAGAGACAACTCGAATACGAACACGAACACGAATAGTAATGGTTATATGGCATTACATCATTATCATGGTAATTTGGATAATCAAGGAAATGAATCAGGGTATGGAAGTGAACCTGGGTATAGAGGTGATGCTGAGTTTGGATATGGTGATGAGTTTGATGAAGAAGAGGATGATACCAGACTATTGTTTTGGGGCAATCGATTAGGAGGTACATTGTTTGATTTACGACTATCTAATTCACTGTTATATGTTTAAAACTGTTTGTAGTATAAATCAAGGTATGCCTTTACTTGATATATTCTGTTGTGAGCTTATGGAATTAGATTAGAAATAAGCTAAAGCTTATAAGTTTATAAGCTGTCGAAACTGAGATTATCGGCTTTTCTATATATCAGTTGGTCCATAAGCCAGGAAAATAAGCTTAGCCAAACTGCCAAACACTACATGAGTGGGATATAAAGGACTATACCTATGTGTTCTATAGATATAACTTTAAAGATGTAAACTTTATTAGGGATTATATATTGGGAGGCCACCCAAATTTATCGTTTTGTGTTTTTAGGCCACCCATGTTTGAAAATAATTTTCTAGGCCACATAAATTTATCTTTTTGTGTTTATAGGCCACGCATACTTGAAAATGTTTTTGTGGGACATTCAAGTTCGTGTGTTGTTCCGTAAGTACCAAATCTTGTTAAAATCTCATTTGAAAAATGTAAATAATAACACAAATAtaccaagtttttttttttttttttttattaacattGGTTGTATTATATAACTACTTGTTACCAAATACACGAGTGTATGcattttttaatattatttaaaaGTTTTCAAGTCggatttgatatatatgtaacaGCATACGAACTTGGATGGCCTACAAAATCACTTTCAAAAACGAGTGACCTACAAACGTGTAAAGATAAACTTGGGTGGCCTACAAAATTATTTTCAAATATGGGTGGCCTACAAACACAAAACAATAAATTTTGTGGCCTCCCAATATATAATCCCTTTCCCACTTTATCAATAGAAATGCGATTTATTGAATTGGAAATTAGAAAGTTTTTCACCTGTTGTGGGTGTAGCAATTTACCATATAGTAGCCTCATTCATGTATATTTGATAAAAATCTACTCCGTACAACGGATTTATCCAATTGGAGTTTTAAAAAATTTGCGATCGACTCCCTGTGTGTCATGAAGATATACGATATTAGACATTAGTTAGAGATGAATTTCAACTTGAACAAGATATAGTAACTTGAACAAGATGTCAAACACTTCCTTTCGGAAACAATGATGCCTCACTTTTTTATATTTGTTGTTAGATTTCACCTTGCTGGTTATACTGCATAAAACAAAAGGTTGGTATAAAGATTTAAGCATAATAAACTGTAAATGATATTTTTCTCATATGGGTTCTGATGGATCTGCATTGTCTTATATTTGCACCAGATACACAAAATATGGAGATAATAGGTGAGAATACGTTGCAGAAAGCTCATCACAGGTGTCGTCGCAAGAAACATGACCTTAGAATGGTTGATGCTGTTTAAGGGCATGAGGTTTTTTTTGTACTATATCTCTGCAAATATTAAGAATTGTTGTAACTTATCGGATGACAATTAACACTTGTTATTCATGTGTGATTGAACCCTTATTATTGAACAAGAAGGGTGTCCTCATGCCCTCCAAGTTCTCATTTTTGTTCCATTTTATGGGACTGTGTTACCTTATTTTGCTGACAAGAGAGGATTGGACTTGTTTGTTAAGGGTTGATGATTTTGTTTAAGAGGGACTTTATATGATCTGACGTTCCTATTTATTTGTACAATCAGTTGATTTATATTTTGAAAAACTGTCAAGAGATTAGCTGATTTCAGACTGATTTCACATACAACTGCCATTCTTGCACTATTACTGTACTGCGTTGACTGTCGAAGGTATCAAATAAAAGGGACAGTGGTGAAAGTTTCAAACATTATGTGATTACAACAAAGCTTTGATTATGCTGATACATCCACCGGTCGGATCTCCACTATTTctttactttcaagtttgatagGCATGTAATTAGATCTAGGGTGTTTTAGGTGTAGTTTGATTGATTCTTGATCTAGGGTTTGGTAGTTGTTGGCGATGGTTGTTGCTGTCATCTATGTTTTCAACTGTTTGGTAGTTGTTTTCAACTGTCATCTATGTTTCGATGATGTTTGGTATGCAGCTTTTTGTCTGTGTTAGGAGCTTGAAGGATTCATATGTTGCGATTCACTTGTTGGTCTCACTAGGATTGCATCGGTCGGTTTGATAATAAATGGTTTTTTCAACATTTGGTGTTGTGTATCATAATGTAATCTTTCGTTGTAATTGGTATGTAGTGTGACTAACTAGTTCAATATAAAAGTCAAATAGGTCATTGAACCTTGTCAATCTGACACAGTTGAGTCTGAATAATTTAATTGTAACACTATTAAATCATCGGATCTATTTAAGTTTAAAATTTATGTCTTTTGGCAAAAAAGTCACCTGCTTTTGGGTTATGATCGCATATTAGTTTACAGGCTTTTTAGTATTTCGGTTTCGACGTAGTGTTGTAACAattgagaggtcaggagttcgactccgctgggctgcagcattgcactcaatgttatctctGACTTGAAGTATCCACTCAAGTCGCCTTTCGCTTAGTGTGGGTGCAGCGGGGAGGAGGTTTTTACCGGTCATGCCTTCGGATTGGTCCGGGTATCCTTCAGGGCAGTAGTTGGGGGTGTGTTATGCAACTACGGGGTGAACGCGCGGGTGGTTAAGTCCCTATGATCCCAAATTGATGACCAAAAAACGATGGTTCATAAGTTTATAGATGCTTTATTTATTCATTAATCTGTACAAAGCTGAAAAAAGAAAAACAAACTTAACATAAAACTCTTTGTTAAGGTATTAAAGTGTAATGGTATGAAATTACGGGGTTTTAAATTTCAAAACTATAGAAGATAAAGGTACATTTTGTAAATTCAATATCCAAAATCCCAAAGTCTGAGAATCCATTTTTTATTCTCAATCTGTACAATTCATGTTTTCTTCGTGAAGCTAATCGGCGGTTGTGATCTGTAACAGAATAATTACAATACTTCCGATTTGAATATGGCAACAAGACAATTATCTGGAGAAGCATTGACTGCATACAGAGCGTTGTTGAGAGCCACACGAAGATCATTCGCCGGAGATACGGTGATGCTTCAGGGATCGGCGGCGGAAGTAAGGAAGAAATTTGAAGAAAATCGGCACGTGACCTCTGAACCGGAGATTAAGAAACTTTTAGATGAGGCACGTGAGGCTTCTCAATTTATATCGAATATGATCGTTCAGGCTAAACTCAATTCTCGCGGCGGCTACGGTATTT
This genomic interval carries:
- the LOC139899402 gene encoding uncharacterized protein, producing the protein MSPKTLSNSRHAIDTCTFQLHSWRPFHLPTTLNKTLEKTENTNNQNQSSSSKPQKRRCLTDRATSFSIETLDMSKLSLFDDDGNGSRSSVKSKRDRIPWMAKKRRRRGSRSVSGRSCSVGASNAYGTCSDFMMANNGGTDSSGELFVNGDVNWASDASDVKNLRRDSGGDRDNSNTNTNTNSNGYMALHHYHGNLDNQGNESGYGSEPGYRGDAEFGYGDEFDEEEDDTRLLFWGNRLGDTQNMEIIGENTLQKAHHRCRRKKHDLRMVDAV
- the LOC139899403 gene encoding mitochondrial zinc maintenance protein 1, mitochondrial-like; protein product: MATRQLSGEALTAYRALLRATRRSFAGDTVMLQGSAAEVRKKFEENRHVTSEPEIKKLLDEAREASQFISNMIVQAKLNSRGGYEVKANKDHAGATLEIPSEELLRQSA